The genomic segment CGCAGTCCACCTTCGGCACCCCGGAACTCGACGCCCGGATCACCGAGGCGGGGGCGCTCTCCGGCCCGGCCAGGCAGGACGCGTTCGCCGCCATCTTCGCCGAGCAGAACGAGTCCGTGGCGCAGTACGTGCACCTCGCACACATGCGCGGGCTGCTGGGCCGGTCCCGTGCGGTCCGGTACGAGCCGGATTCCGCCACCGGGGACGAACTGCGCCTGGCCGCCGTGCGGCCCGCCGCCGGGGAGGCCCGCTGACATGGGGACGTTCCTGCGCAAGCGCGTCATCTCCAGCGCCATCCCGCTGGTCTTCGTGGTGCTGGGCGTGTTCTGCCTGGCCCGGCTGACCGGCAACCCGGTCAACCTCTACCTGCCGCTGAGCGCCACCGCCGAGCAGCGCGCCGCCTTCTCCGCCGAGCACGGGTTCGACCAGCCGATCCTGGTGCAGCTCGGGGACTACCTCGGGCAGATCGTCCGGCTCGACTTCGGCACCTCGCTGCGCACCGACCAGCCCGCCGCGGAAATGGTGCTCACCGCCTTCCCGGCCACGCTGCAGCTCGCCGCGGTGACGATGCTCATCGCGACGCTGGGCGCGGTACTGATCGGCTGCCTCGCCGCGTACCGGCCGAATTCGGTGGCGGACCGGATCTCCAGCTTCCTGTCGATGACCGCGGCCAGCATCCCGGACTTCTGGTTCGCCATCATGGGTGTGCTGGTGTTCGGGGTGAGCCTGGCCTGGCTGCCGACCTCCGGGGTGAGCGGCGGCCCCGAGGTGTGGGTGCTGCCGATCGCCACGCTGCTGATCCGCCCGTTCGGCGTGCTCGTCCAGGTGGTGCGCGGCGCGATGGTGGCGGCGTTGTCCGCGCCCTACACCAAGGTCGCGCGCAGCAAGGGCGCGAGCGAGAAGCGGGTGGTGTTCGGGCACGCGCTGCGCAACGCCACCACCCCGGCCCTGACCGTCGCGGGTGATCTCACGATCGGGCTGGTGAACGGGGCCGTGGTGGTGGAGACCATCTTCGGCTGGCCCGGCATCGGCAAGCTGATGATCGACTCGATCCTGCAGCGGGACTTCGCCGTGCTCCAGGCCGCCGTGCTGCTGACCGCGGTGACGATCTTCGTGCTGAACATCGTGATCGACCTCTGCTACGCCCTGCTCGACGCCCGCGTGCGCCAGGTCGTGCCGGCGTGATCGAAGGAGATGCCCCGTGACCTCGAAAACACCTGTCCCGGCCCGCCGGGCCCGCTGGTGGACCCTGCTCGGCCGCGACCGGTTCGCCGTGGTGGCCGCGGTCCTGCTCGGGCTGGTGCTGCTCACCGCGGTGCTCGGCCCGCTGCTCATCGGCGACCGCGCGGTCCGCCAGGACCTGCGGGCCTCACTGCGCCCGCCTTCGTTCGACCACGGTTTCTTCGGCCTGCTCGGCACCGACGTGCTGGGGCGCAGCGTGCTGGCCCGGCTGGTCGACGCCGCCGGGACCACGCTCTCGGTCGCCGTGCCCGCGGTGCTCTGCTCACTGGTGATCGGCGCGACGCTCGGCATGTGGGCCGGTTTCCACGGCGGCCTGCGGGAGAACGTGGCGATGCGGGTCGCCGACGTGATCCTCAGCTTCCCGTCCCTGCTGCTCGCCGTGGTGGTGCTCTACGTCTTCGCGCCCAGCGTCGGCAACATCGTGCTGATCCTGGCGATCGCCCG from the Amycolatopsis magusensis genome contains:
- a CDS encoding ABC transporter permease; the protein is MGTFLRKRVISSAIPLVFVVLGVFCLARLTGNPVNLYLPLSATAEQRAAFSAEHGFDQPILVQLGDYLGQIVRLDFGTSLRTDQPAAEMVLTAFPATLQLAAVTMLIATLGAVLIGCLAAYRPNSVADRISSFLSMTAASIPDFWFAIMGVLVFGVSLAWLPTSGVSGGPEVWVLPIATLLIRPFGVLVQVVRGAMVAALSAPYTKVARSKGASEKRVVFGHALRNATTPALTVAGDLTIGLVNGAVVVETIFGWPGIGKLMIDSILQRDFAVLQAAVLLTAVTIFVLNIVIDLCYALLDARVRQVVPA
- a CDS encoding ABC transporter permease produces the protein MTSKTPVPARRARWWTLLGRDRFAVVAAVLLGLVLLTAVLGPLLIGDRAVRQDLRASLRPPSFDHGFFGLLGTDVLGRSVLARLVDAAGTTLSVAVPAVLCSLVIGATLGMWAGFHGGLRENVAMRVADVILSFPSLLLAVVVLYVFAPSVGNIVLILAIARIPVYLRTARAEAAELKSRLFVDAARTFGATSWPTIYRHILPIALPTLLTVATLDFCFVMLTESSLSFLGIGIQPPEVSWGLMVAQGRQYLQTAWWIAVLPGVAIVVTTVSATVLAAWVRLATDPAQRWRLTLPRRARPTTTEVTA